AGCGAGCGCCTCGGGGCTCCTGCTGCGGCTGCCGGCCGTGGCCCTGACGTGCTGtgttctgcagagctgtgggtcTCACTGGAGGAGCACCAGGATGCCCTAGAACTCATCATGAGCAAGTACAGGAAGCAGATGTTACAGCTGCTGGAAGGGAGAAAACGCGAAGAGGCAGAACCAGTCTTGAAAGTCCATCAGGCTAATTCTGGGGTAaggtgggatggggacaggagagTGCCCAAGACCTCTGTCCCCTGCTCGCTGTCATGCAATCTTTGTTTCCATTCCTGCAGTGTCTGTGctccaaaatacatttttctccaaATCTCGACTCTCTTTGCTGGTATTTTACCCTCTGCTCCTTTCAGAGCACACAGGTTGTAAGAGCTGTCCCAGAGGACACTGAGAGGCACAACCCCTTCACAGCCCAGCTGGaggctttttctttcacttaagCTTAATGTGCCTGATCCTCTGTAGTAAAATCAAAGTTGTCCAAGTTGTTATAATACCTATTCAGTAGCTgtaacaaaggggaaaaaacctcctAAACTCTGTGAGCTGTATATGTTTAGTTCTTAAGAGATTTCACTCCCTGGTGTTTTTAAATCCAGATACTCTGTGTAGTGGCCTAAAGTGTCCTTTTGTGCACATTGGGCTCAGTGACTTCAGAACTCTCAGATGTGGCTGCTGATAACTGCTGCCTGTTTCATATTTAGGTATCTAGTAACAATAGAATAATGTTAAATTTCCCTTTAAGACTTAGGATTTGGTGTTtaggcatttttttaaatgcatttttatctgATTAGAGAACAGCAGGTTGGTTCAACCCAGTGACATCTCATAGCCTGTAGTTTTTTAATTGGAACTGGAGCCAGCCTAACTCTTCCCATGTGTTTCTGTGCACTGATACGTGGCAATTCACTGGTTCTCTTTTCTGAGTTGCTTAACACATCTGAAGGTGTAGCTGCATTTGGTTTCCAGTGCCTCCCTGAGTGCACGAATTGCTGTTTATCAAGGTTTTACATTTGAACAAAACTTGACAATGCAAAGCTGAAAGGGCTCTGAAGGAACCCTTGAAGGGATAGCCCTTGACTGTCTCAATGTCTAGACAAAGTCTTCTGTACTTCAGGTGAAGTCCTTGAgttttttcctccccaccaTTTGGAGAACAGTAACAAACTGCTAATGTCTTTAAAAGAACTATGTTCTTAGTATAACCACCTTCCTgtttagaaaaaataatctttcttccCAGAAGTCTCTCGTGTTCTCCAGCTGTCTTCTAGCTGCTCTAATTTGTTTACATACTTTCTGAATAATGGAGTTCAAAACGGAATTCTCTGCTCTGTGAAAAATTGATCTTCCAGAGGCAGTAGAAAAACTATGGGCACTTAAAGAAACTCCACCCTGTCACCTGTCACGTTATGTGATGTATTGCTCTTCAAACAGGAACTGTTGCTTCATACTGGAATTTGTCAGTGTTTGTTCCATGTGCATTTCTGAGCTTCAGCAAGATGCATTTTTCAGAGGATTATTGCTGTATCTAGacaaattctgtaaaatctgcCTCAGGAGGCTCTGATCTTACTTGCTTTACTTTTGTTGCATGATGTCCTTCTGAGGTGAAGTTGTTTACTCCACACTTGAAATcatctttgcatttatttttggtGTCTTAATAAAATCAGTCAGGCTTTTCTAATAAAGCTAAATAAAATTTGCTGCCTGCTAATCATGTTTACATGAACCTGAATGCTGTCTCACACCTTGGCAcacttgaaattatttcccCTTTAAGTCAGGGTGCCTTATCTGTGTCTCTCTTCACTGTTCTCACTGATAAAGGACTGCTGATAAAGGACAATAAGGTACAAGTTCTTATCCTTAAGTATACAAAGCAGAAAGGCTTGCAAGTACTTTGGAGAAAGTGattaaaattcaaaacagaaGAGAATCCAAAATCAGGAAAATTGAAGTAAGTGATTTAGAAGggataaattataaattataaattgcTTTTGCCTGAACTTACTGAATGTATTCATTTTATGTCTTTCAGGAAATTGAAAGTCAAATAGACAGAATATGTGAGATGGGAGAGGTGATGAGGAAAGCTGTTCAAGTGGATGATGAGCAGTTCTTTAAAGTTCAGGAGAAACTGGCACAGTTGGAGGTAAGAACAGAGCCAGTTACTGAAGATAAATTGAGCTTTGGGGGATTCCAgactttttctgtattttctatgtTTCTGTCAAGGACTTACAACACTAAAAATTTAGGGATGGGGTCAGGAAATGCAGAACATGATTGTTTATTTTCAAGTTCTTAatgtttgtattatttttatatctatatataaacAAACAAAGTCTGAAGAAGATAAACTTTAAATTATGTGGTTCCAGTGTGCCAGCACTGTACTAATGCTGGCATTACAAACTGTAATGTACAAACTTTATGTATCTGTGAAGGAGTGGGACTGTTTAAAGATCAGCATCTTTTAACTATGAATTGGCACCTTTCTGTGATACTCCTTTAGTTGTGAATTAGCTCATTTCTATTTCAGCAAAAATGTTGATTTTGCAGCTTGAAAACAAAGAGCTGCGTGAGCTGCTGTTGATCAGCAAGGAGTCCTTCGAGGTGGGGAGAGAAGATCTGCCAGACTGAAGCCTAGGCCACACAAACCTCATCTCCAAGCCTTCAGGGACTGTTATGAAACCACCTGACAAGGATTTGTTGTTTCAGGTGTTTCCttgtatattttgttttatctttaaagTTGTGGGCTGTTCTCCCTgcatttttctgaagtgttgATGGCAAAAGCTTGCACCCTGCTCTGTCTTAGTACCTGCAGCACTCGGATGCTTAACTCTGAAGTATTTGATGTGTCCTCCCTTGTGATggctcctttcctctccctttgttattttttatgaGCTTTAGTTAATAATTCCAGCTTTGCAGATGGCTCTTAAATCCGCCTTGTCCGTAGCTAGAGAACATAATGCAGGTTGTGATTATTGTGCTTGATAGAAAGAACAGGAGATGATTGAGAAACCACAGTGTGAGAGGCAGGGATGTGGTTTGCTCTggctgcacagggcagctgggctctgcagggtgaGTGACCCTCAGTGTCTGCCTGGCCTGACTTTGTCACCTGGCCTGACTTTGTCACCTGGCcactgctgagagcagctgaGAGAACAGCAGATGCCAGCAGAGCACTTGAAGGAGTCACTCCTACTCAGAGCAAACTTTACCTTGTTTTAGGGGTGAAGAGTGGGGTTAACAACTTCCTGACACACACTTTTTTGAAGGATTACTCTTTTTTGACAGGTAGATCtgtcccagtgttcccagttatcagccagccctgctctgttgGTGTGCTCAGGGCctgccagagcacagcaccTGCAGATCAAAGCTCTTTGGCCTCCCACAAATTTGGGTTCGGGCAGAGGGAGCTCAGGTCTGcctcaaaaccaaaccaaacctgCCTCATACACAGAATTTTAATGTCACATCACAGGTGAGTCTGGTGTTCCATAGTTACTGCAGGTCCTGTACTGAGTGGAATTAGAGGTGCAGTGTTGTAGGAGTTTCTCGGTACTGTGGTATTTTTAAAGACACTTTTATATAAAAGATTTCTGTCCTACCTGTGATCAAAGAATAATCTTCTAAGAACGGTAAACATCTCATTTCCAGTATTCACTTAAATTTTTAATGCCACTTTTTCCCAAGTGAGACTTTTGATAGATGCAGAAGGTGACTCGTTCCTGTGCTTACTGAGAGACAGTGAATGCTGGAGACATTGTGAACATTTGGAATACCCAGCAAGACTGGTAGATGTAAGGGATTTCTGTACAGGAGTGCTCTTGTATACAATCGTTTTCTATTAGAAATTGTTCAGGAGGGAATAAAAAACCCAATGGGAAATACTTTCTCAAGTGTTTTGTGAGTCCTGGGGGAATTCCATGTATTCTGCATATTGCCGAGCCTTTTGCACCTGAGTGAAATACTGCAATGACCAAAATgttgaattttctcttttttaaattaatatcatCCGGAATTACTGTGACGCATTTTCATCTTCCCTCTCTCAGTGTGGAGTAACATCCCTCCAATTTGGTCCTTGCtgtgcagacagaaaaaaaccagaaactaAACAGTTGCTTTGATTGAGTTTATTGTTATTAAGTAGCAGGCAAAAATAGGCAAGGGAAGTTCAAATACGTTCaaagaatatcctgagttggaagggacccacaaggatggAGTCCACCCCCTgtccaccccaaatcccaccctgtgcatccctggagCGCTGTCCCAacgctcctgcagctctggcagcctcggggctgtgcccattccctggggagcctgggcagtgccagcaccctctgggggaagaacctttcccaaaatccagcctaaacacccctggcacagctccatgtTCCATTTGCTGCTGTCCTGTCTAACTGCAATCTGTGACTGTAAATGGCCGGGTGTACACCGTTCCCGAGGGCTGCGGGGCATTTTCAGAACTTGCTCCACTTGTGTTGGAAACTGGACTGGAGCTTCATGACTGGAAATGCTCTGCCTTGTCTGCAAAGTGTCTCCCCCTGATCCTCCGGTCCCTCAGCTCAGGGGGAGCTTCAGCGAGTGCAAGGCTCGTGTCCCTCCCTcgagctctgcctgcccagcacGGAGATATTCCCCACACGGCTTCCTGAGGGCCTGGAGCGTGCCCGCTGTCCTGGCCCGGGCCGAGCTCTCCCTCCCTCACCCGGGGTTCTGTCTACTCTTCATCCGGCGCTCTGTCCCCTCTCAGCCGGGATTTCCCTCAGCCGGGGCTCTCCCTCTCGATCTCTCCCCTCAGCcgagattttttttctctctctctctctcccctcagccggggttttctctctgtctgtgtctctctctgtgtctgtctcGCTCTGTCCCCTCAGCCGGGGCTCTTTCCCCTCACGGGGTTCTGTCTCCCCTCAGCCGTTTCTCCCTCCCCAGGCCGCAAGGGGGCGCTGTCACCCTCACCGGCTGCCCCCCCCATCCCCTCTGGCGCGTGCCCGCCAGCGCCACCCGCCGGGCTCAGTGCGCGCacgcgcggccccgccccttccccccccctccccgtcCGCGGGCGGCTCTCGCGAGAGCGCCGTGATTTCTCTCCTACGTGCCGTGCCGTGCTGCTCATGGCGGCGCTGGAGCGGGGGCGCTGAGCTGTTGGGGTGAGTGCGGGCCGGGCGCCGCCGCcacccccgcccgccccggcgggCTCCGGGCGCCGCGGGACCTGCGCCCGCGGATCTCTGCCCGTACCGGGGCTGTGCGCCGGGAGCCCCGCCGGGGTTGCGCGcggggtggtggtgggggggggtggTGGTTGGGGGGGTGCGGCCTACTAGGCCGGCGGTGCGGGGATggagcggcggccgcggggcgcgGGGTGCGCGCTGCGCTCCGCGGGGCtccgggggcggcggcgccgagGCCGCGCTGGGACCGGCCGTcccgggagccgccggggcTCGCGGGCCGCGCCGGGAGGGGGCGGCGCCGCGGGGGCTCCGGgccccggcgggcggcggggccgtgcgggcggaggggcggcggcggctcccggcgtgccgcgcgcggccccgcccggcgcAGCGCGGCCGCGGCCCTTTGTGTGCGGGGAGCGGCCGCCATCGCCCCCCTTTGTGTGCGGGGCGGGCGCTCCCCCCGGCCCGTCCTGCCCGAACGGCCCTGGCGCTGTCACCGGCCGGAGCCGCCCGCCCCCGCGCACGGCGGCCCCGctggcggcggccccggcgccgccccTCGGCGCGGCCGCCCCTCGCTCCGCCGCCTCCATCTTGGTGCAGCGCAGCGAGCGGAGCCGCGGCAGGGACCGGGCCTGAGCGGCTCCGTCGGTCCGGGGTCGGTTCTCTGCTGTCCGCACCGATACCCAGCGCCGGGCTCGTCTCCGCACCGCAGAACCCCGAAAAAATCCGGATATTTCTTTCAACGActtttttgggctttttctcCATACATTCTTTACAGATGTCCTTGGTAGTTCTTTAACTCTTTTTCCCCTATATACGTATTTTTCTCCTGACATGAAAAGGACTTCCCTGCTGTGGTGGTGGCTCGGCTCTTAGCTGTCACGTACTGGCTGGGGTGCCCAAGggctctctgctgctttccaatATCCATCTGAAAAGGGATGGAGGAGCCTGATCTCCGCGGATCTGTGTTGTATGTGCACACTGAGAAGACGAAGTGTTATCTTTATCAAACTGTACCTTGGTCACGTCATAGAGGGCTGTTTCTGGAAGCACGTGCTCTGATCCACAGAACGCACGTCCTTGCAGTTGCCTCTTTTTGTGAAGGAAATGGGAAGCAGAACAATGCTGTCATCGGGCAGGTTCCATGTGGGGCTCTGTAGGTGATTTCTGGCTGTGAGCAGCTTCATGTGACCCGCTGTCATTTAGCGGGGTCTGCACAGGAGAGGCCTCAAGAGCAGGgcccagctcttccctgtcTTTGCATTAAAGCTTTCAGCTGTAAATACCCAAATGCAGTGAGACTTGGGGGCTGGGCAGCTGCTCAGGGTGTTTACCATTTGGAGGAGTATTTATAGTAGCTGAATTAAAAAGTAAGGAATTTGAGGCAGATGAGCACAGtgagatttctttttgcttgaGTTATGCTTGCTTGatgagtttttgtttttttaagaacttaAGTGTAGTAAACCCATCTTGTTATCAAATCAGACTGGGTTTTAATGGAAAGGTTTATGCCTTACTCCACGACTGATAAAATTAGCTTTAGTCATATTTGATCACATGAGGTGTTTTgattattaaatgaaaaagtgATATATTTTATGGCTAAAAATGATAAATGCAATATGATAAGAGTTACATCTCTAGGAGAGCTCTAATAATATCAGTCTAATTAAATGAGAGAGAAGTATGTGAGAAGATTCCAAGTGTCTGTGCAGTTCCTGGGATGCAGTGTGCTCATTTGAGAGCTGAAATGCTGCCCCAAAATAACACTGTCCTGGAAGATTGTGGTAGCAGTTGCCCCAGTGTAATGCCGAGGTGAGAGAAAAACAGTGATACTGTTATCTTTGCAATAGCTTTGTGTCTTctaatttataatattttataatcaaATCTTTCAGTGCAAAGATTTGAACAGCCCTCACCCAGTTTATTTAATCTGTTTCATGTGTGTTTGATGGTCTGACAGGAACACtcatttcagctggaaattcTCAGTGGTGGTTGAAGGAGATGCTTCAGCTGGGGAAAATCACTGAAATACAAACTTCAGTAAAACTGGAGATGAATTTGCACATTTGGGGTTCTTGCAATAGCTGCCTTCACTCAGCGTTTTCACTGGGGTGAGGGTGAGACTTTGAAGTGTCTTTGCATTCAGGTTTCAGTCACTTAAAATGATTCTTTCAATTCACCAGAGGGAAGTCAAAGCTCAGTGTAAGTTGTGAAATTCGCTTTCCTGCTACACAGGAGAAATAGGCTTTGtccatattttttctcttttggtgtGGGACTTGTGGAATGATTTGGGGAAGAGTTGTGCTTCATACCTTTAGATGATTGCACAACTTCCAGTGTATCTGTGAgatcagagctgtgctgcttctcaCCCGCTTTTGTCCACAAAAATATCctcccttattttttttttttttccctatctaCTGAGTAAGCAGCAAACTCAAAACTTGATTTCTTCTCACGGAAggcttctattttt
This Vidua macroura isolate BioBank_ID:100142 chromosome 24, ASM2450914v1, whole genome shotgun sequence DNA region includes the following protein-coding sequences:
- the SIKE1 gene encoding suppressor of IKBKE 1; protein product: MSCTIDKILTDARTLLERLKEHDTAAESLIDQSAVLHRRVAAMREAGAGCAEQGPGPAAERPDPSRLRPHVVLAQENTQIRDLQQENRELWVSLEEHQDALELIMSKYRKQMLQLLEGRKREEAEPVLKVHQANSGEIESQIDRICEMGEVMRKAVQVDDEQFFKVQEKLAQLELENKELRELLLISKESFEVGREDLPD